One genomic region from Terriglobus aquaticus encodes:
- a CDS encoding carboxypeptidase-like regulatory domain-containing protein, giving the protein MKNNYLVATLGVAAILLSPAGAVAQSANAGDIRGTATDASGALLPDVTVTVTNTGTGVSKTLTTNKDGLYDTGPIVTGNYSVTFIKDGFSSLNRTGLNLDVSTITVDGKLTVGSTSDTVNVNTDVALIQTETGEQSATLSFQSMNQLPNVGGNGPSWENFTTLIAGAAATPSAPLGNSPGQSVSVNGNLPYSSILSDGAESTLPSSANADVYVFETVQEVKVSTSAFSAQYGVGGILFNQISKGGTNRFHGSAYEYNQNDAYNARPYSFTSVPNAKNRVRFNNFGGSIGGPILKDRAFFYFNYDQINNNSAVNALSSVPTLAQRAGDFSAQLIPGITCAPTTAGGNSSPGCIYDPNSTTVVNGAITRTPFLNNQIPTGRFDKVAAAIQAFFPAPNRPGTVQTASFANGKYTPGFTSNNYYYQGTQSNPYKKYFGRLDFNLSDKNRLTATVAKRDNPAFFIGQDICPINCYAGDVDSTNAQITDVHSFSSNFINELRLGYTNQLNFFVGQSFGGGYPSKLGFQFAKADGFPQINYNSGLLGLGPGINAIYKEHVFDPSDVVTLIRGRHILHFGGEFLINEDNSTAWGNLNPGTFGFTGDYTKGSLNDKNSGLDYADFLLGTAHDWSAQVQPEYAGRQKTPQVFVQDDWKVRPNLTLNLGLRYQVQLGWKDAKNDQATFDPSITNPATNTPGAIWFAANKTNGRTALQQNKYDIVLPRVGFAYTVRPDLVMRGGVGLYSYNWSLDQYGQGQGQAILSSGNASDSTNGTAYVTTLAGNGSNLPFALQSTDPASKNGQSFNYVPYNTPVARSLQYNFGFEKQFGADMAVQIAYVGNKSYNLVFPSGINQLTQAGLQQAKANPSRAQSFRPFPQYQSLSGYQTGANSNYNSLQVSITKRFSHGFSFDTNYVWSKFLDDIDSSGWGSRAGTLQYQDPYNFHANYGPSNFDIRNAWKGSVIYQLPFGLNQQFLNHNRFADAVIGGWRVSSTFQLQDGNPFTPTINSQQTSDFALSGGSNFRLRPNLVGNPNPAHRTLLQYFDTNAYEQPAPYTYGNVHRNSLYGPGYESFNASIGKTFHYTETIGLSIRADVNNILNHPTFGVPNTDLTNGGGQITSTSNAARNMQLSARFAF; this is encoded by the coding sequence ATGAAAAACAACTACTTGGTCGCTACGCTGGGTGTCGCCGCCATCCTGCTTTCTCCCGCGGGTGCCGTAGCGCAAAGCGCGAACGCCGGCGATATCCGCGGAACCGCAACAGACGCATCGGGAGCTCTCTTACCTGACGTTACCGTGACCGTGACCAACACCGGTACCGGCGTAAGCAAGACCCTGACAACGAACAAGGACGGTCTGTACGACACCGGTCCGATCGTTACCGGCAATTACAGCGTCACCTTCATCAAGGACGGCTTCTCCAGCCTGAACCGCACCGGGTTGAATCTGGACGTCTCTACGATCACAGTGGATGGCAAGCTCACCGTCGGTTCGACCAGCGACACCGTCAACGTGAACACGGATGTGGCCCTGATCCAGACGGAAACCGGCGAACAGTCCGCAACGTTGTCATTCCAATCGATGAACCAGTTGCCCAACGTTGGCGGAAACGGTCCTAGCTGGGAGAATTTCACAACACTGATCGCCGGCGCTGCCGCTACACCATCCGCCCCACTCGGCAACTCACCTGGGCAGTCGGTTTCAGTAAATGGCAATCTGCCGTACAGCTCCATTCTCTCGGACGGCGCGGAGTCCACGCTGCCCAGCTCCGCCAATGCAGACGTCTACGTCTTCGAAACGGTCCAGGAGGTCAAGGTAAGCACGTCGGCCTTCTCCGCGCAGTACGGCGTGGGTGGCATCCTCTTCAACCAGATCAGCAAGGGCGGCACCAATCGCTTTCATGGCTCGGCGTATGAATACAACCAGAACGACGCATACAACGCCCGCCCGTACAGCTTCACCAGCGTCCCTAATGCCAAGAATCGCGTCCGCTTCAACAACTTTGGCGGCTCCATCGGCGGTCCAATTTTGAAGGATCGTGCCTTCTTCTACTTCAACTACGACCAGATCAACAACAACTCCGCGGTGAACGCGCTATCGTCGGTGCCCACCCTGGCGCAGCGCGCCGGCGACTTCTCTGCCCAGTTGATCCCGGGCATCACGTGCGCCCCCACCACGGCAGGCGGAAACAGCAGTCCGGGTTGCATATATGACCCGAACAGCACAACCGTCGTGAACGGCGCGATCACGCGGACACCGTTTTTGAACAACCAGATCCCGACCGGTCGCTTCGACAAGGTAGCCGCAGCCATCCAGGCGTTCTTCCCTGCCCCCAACCGTCCAGGCACGGTGCAGACTGCATCGTTCGCGAATGGAAAGTACACGCCCGGCTTCACCAGCAACAACTACTACTACCAAGGCACCCAGTCGAACCCTTACAAAAAGTACTTCGGCCGCCTCGACTTCAACCTGAGCGATAAGAATCGCCTTACCGCAACCGTAGCGAAGCGCGACAATCCTGCCTTCTTCATTGGCCAAGACATCTGCCCCATCAACTGCTACGCTGGCGACGTCGACAGCACCAATGCGCAGATCACCGATGTTCATAGCTTCAGCAGCAACTTCATTAACGAACTGCGTCTGGGCTACACCAACCAACTGAACTTCTTCGTTGGCCAGAGCTTCGGTGGTGGCTACCCCAGCAAGCTTGGCTTCCAATTTGCCAAGGCTGACGGTTTCCCGCAGATCAACTACAACAGCGGTTTGCTTGGACTTGGGCCCGGCATTAACGCCATCTACAAGGAGCACGTCTTCGATCCCTCCGACGTGGTCACGTTGATCCGGGGTCGCCACATACTGCACTTCGGCGGCGAGTTCCTGATCAACGAAGACAACTCAACGGCCTGGGGCAATCTGAACCCCGGAACCTTCGGCTTCACGGGCGACTACACCAAAGGCTCGCTCAACGACAAGAATTCCGGTCTGGACTATGCCGACTTCCTTCTGGGTACGGCGCATGACTGGAGCGCTCAGGTGCAACCGGAGTACGCCGGTCGGCAGAAGACGCCTCAGGTCTTTGTGCAGGACGATTGGAAGGTCCGGCCGAACCTGACACTGAACCTCGGCCTGCGCTACCAGGTGCAGCTCGGCTGGAAGGATGCGAAGAACGACCAGGCGACGTTCGATCCATCCATCACCAATCCCGCAACCAACACGCCCGGTGCCATCTGGTTCGCCGCAAACAAGACCAACGGACGCACCGCTCTGCAGCAGAACAAGTACGACATCGTTCTGCCTCGCGTGGGCTTTGCCTACACCGTGCGTCCTGACCTGGTCATGCGCGGTGGCGTTGGCCTGTACTCCTATAACTGGAGCCTGGATCAGTACGGCCAGGGTCAGGGCCAAGCAATCCTATCAAGCGGCAACGCCTCCGACAGCACGAATGGCACGGCATACGTGACAACGCTCGCTGGCAATGGATCGAATCTTCCCTTTGCCCTGCAAAGCACGGACCCGGCAAGCAAGAATGGGCAGAGCTTCAACTACGTCCCATACAACACGCCGGTCGCACGGTCGTTGCAGTACAACTTCGGCTTTGAAAAGCAGTTCGGCGCCGACATGGCCGTTCAGATCGCGTACGTCGGCAACAAGAGCTATAACCTTGTCTTTCCGTCCGGAATCAACCAGCTCACACAGGCCGGGTTGCAGCAGGCGAAGGCAAACCCAAGCCGGGCGCAGTCGTTTCGGCCGTTCCCGCAGTATCAATCTCTGAGTGGGTACCAGACCGGCGCTAATTCCAACTACAACTCGCTTCAGGTCTCCATTACGAAGCGCTTCTCGCACGGCTTCAGCTTTGACACGAACTATGTCTGGTCCAAGTTCCTGGACGATATCGACTCTTCGGGCTGGGGTAGCCGTGCGGGTACGCTGCAGTACCAGGACCCATACAACTTCCACGCCAACTACGGGCCGTCTAACTTCGACATCCGCAATGCGTGGAAAGGCAGTGTGATCTACCAGCTTCCCTTTGGCCTGAACCAGCAGTTCCTGAACCACAATCGGTTCGCGGACGCGGTGATCGGTGGATGGCGCGTGTCGAGCACCTTCCAACTGCAGGACGGGAACCCATTTACACCGACCATCAACTCGCAACAGACCAGCGACTTCGCACTGTCGGGCGGCTCCAACTTCCGTCTGCGTCCGAACCTGGTCGGCAATCCCAATCCTGCCCACCGTACCCTGCTTCAGTACTTTGACACCAACGCTTACGAGCAACCCGCTCCCTACACCTACGGTAACGTGCACCGTAATAGCCTCTACGGTCCTGGCTATGAGAGCTTCAATGCTTCCATCGGCAAAACCTTCCACTACACCGAAACCATCGGCCTCTCCATACGTGCCGACGTCAACAACATCCTGAACCATCCCACCTTCGGTGTGCCCAACACGGACCTAACCAACGGCGGTGGCCAGATCACTTCCACCAGCAACGCCGCACGCAACATGCAGTTGAGCGCGCGCTTCGCATTCTAG
- a CDS encoding tetratricopeptide repeat protein, with protein MRPSRVASQRLVLAAALWTCSAHGQAAAGIATSSAQQHLQQAHAFLAQKQPAKAIPEFQAVLQVDPNNADAVGNLGVLLYFVGDYAHAEPLLERTVATQPVPKLKGLLGLAQRRSGQPEAARATLTQAFPALLQGQDAFVREVGLELVELDSAAGDLPAAAAVIAQLKARLPADAGVLYAAYRVNTDLANEAMLQLSLVAPSSAEMHRAMAHELSRERDLKGAITNYRAAMAADPKMTGLHFELAEVLRQSPEPELKAEAEQQYQLAVKADPSNAQALTRLGDYAADRSEHDSAITYYRSALKLAPQDSNANVGLAHELVETNHPDEALALLLNAEKADPTDTLVHFRLAALYRRLKRPDDAHREVADYERYKAMKDKLHAVYKEMRVNAPGRGSEDQTQGAKP; from the coding sequence ATGCGTCCATCGCGAGTTGCGTCTCAGCGCCTCGTGCTTGCTGCTGCATTGTGGACCTGCAGTGCGCACGGACAAGCGGCAGCAGGCATCGCCACCTCATCGGCCCAGCAGCACCTGCAACAGGCTCACGCATTCCTCGCACAGAAGCAACCTGCAAAGGCCATCCCGGAGTTCCAGGCTGTCCTGCAAGTAGATCCGAACAACGCCGACGCTGTCGGCAACCTTGGCGTGCTCCTATACTTTGTCGGTGACTACGCCCATGCCGAACCGTTGCTCGAGCGCACGGTCGCAACGCAGCCCGTGCCAAAGCTGAAAGGGCTGCTCGGTCTGGCGCAGCGCCGCAGCGGTCAGCCCGAAGCCGCGCGCGCAACGCTCACGCAGGCCTTCCCCGCCCTGCTCCAAGGCCAGGATGCCTTTGTGCGCGAAGTCGGTCTGGAGCTTGTCGAACTCGACTCTGCCGCTGGAGACCTGCCAGCAGCAGCAGCCGTGATCGCGCAGTTGAAGGCCAGGCTGCCCGCGGATGCCGGTGTGCTCTACGCCGCTTATCGCGTCAATACCGACCTGGCAAACGAGGCCATGCTGCAGCTCTCGCTGGTCGCGCCAAGCTCGGCAGAGATGCATCGTGCCATGGCACATGAACTCTCACGCGAACGCGACCTCAAAGGCGCCATCACCAACTATCGTGCTGCCATGGCTGCCGACCCGAAGATGACCGGCCTGCACTTCGAACTGGCAGAGGTCTTACGCCAGTCGCCCGAACCGGAGCTGAAGGCCGAAGCCGAACAGCAGTATCAGCTTGCCGTAAAAGCCGACCCTTCCAACGCACAGGCACTAACGCGGTTGGGAGACTATGCTGCGGACCGGAGCGAGCACGATAGCGCAATTACGTACTATCGCTCTGCCCTGAAACTCGCACCGCAGGACTCCAACGCAAACGTCGGTTTAGCGCATGAGCTGGTCGAGACAAACCATCCCGACGAGGCTCTCGCCCTGCTGCTGAACGCCGAAAAGGCAGACCCCACTGACACCCTGGTGCACTTCCGCCTCGCTGCTCTGTACCGCCGCCTCAAGCGTCCGGACGACGCGCATCGCGAGGTCGCCGACTACGAACGCTACAAGGCCATGAAGGATAAGCTGCACGCGGTCTATAAAGAGATGCGGGTAAACGCGCCGGGCCGCGGATCGGAAGACCAGACGCAGGGAGCCAAGCCGTAG
- a CDS encoding CRTAC1 family protein, translated as MRFASRLQAALCLAAMLLLTAQAQSPTAPVLVDVTASTGIHFSHLSSPEQAYIVESMSGGVAVLDYDGDGWLDIYFTNAPSVAMALKGERARSVLYRNNHDGTFTDVTDKAGVGYPCWAMGAAVADYDNDGKPDLVVSCFGGIVLYHNRGDGTFENVTAKSGLGKDQGWATGVSFGDYNGDGWPDLFVPHYVDLDLHDLPKFGSERTCQYHGVAVQCGPRGLKGSPDTLYRNNRDGTFTEVAEQAGVSDPKHFFGLGSLWTDFDTDGKLDLFVANDGQPNYLYHNQGDGHFKEVALDAGVALSENGVEQANMGIAAADTRGNGRVDVAVSHFSDEYMTLYRNEGSLNFTEAAHSTGIAHATEKYVGWGTAFVDLQNRGILDLLLVNGHVYPQVEQIAQGIHYKEPGIIFQGMPDGTFRDATATLGPTFGAPQVSRGLAVGDLFHRGGVEVVVENLEGGPHIFSTRPNPANHWLSLQLEGDTTNVSALNVRVRVTANGRTQTLEPRSGGSYLSQSDLRLHVGLGAATTADVEVLWPGAPQVFHAVKADTFYRLHQGRQLVVQQFAPAK; from the coding sequence ATGCGCTTCGCCTCCAGGCTTCAAGCCGCGCTCTGCCTGGCGGCCATGCTGCTGCTCACTGCGCAAGCGCAGTCGCCCACCGCACCAGTACTCGTGGACGTCACAGCCTCTACCGGCATCCACTTTTCCCATCTGTCCAGCCCAGAGCAGGCCTACATCGTCGAGTCCATGAGTGGCGGTGTTGCCGTACTGGACTACGACGGCGACGGCTGGCTCGATATCTACTTCACCAACGCGCCAAGCGTTGCGATGGCACTGAAAGGCGAGCGAGCCAGGAGCGTTCTCTACCGCAACAATCATGACGGCACCTTTACCGACGTGACCGACAAAGCCGGTGTAGGCTACCCGTGCTGGGCCATGGGTGCCGCCGTGGCAGACTACGACAACGACGGCAAACCGGACCTGGTCGTCAGTTGCTTTGGCGGGATAGTGCTCTACCACAATCGCGGTGACGGAACCTTTGAGAACGTGACCGCGAAGAGCGGCCTTGGCAAAGACCAGGGGTGGGCCACCGGTGTTTCGTTTGGCGATTACAACGGCGATGGCTGGCCCGACCTGTTCGTTCCGCACTACGTCGATCTCGATCTGCACGACCTCCCAAAGTTCGGCTCCGAGCGTACCTGCCAGTACCATGGCGTCGCCGTGCAATGTGGTCCGCGCGGGCTAAAGGGCTCGCCCGACACGCTCTATCGCAACAACCGCGACGGCACCTTTACCGAAGTCGCCGAGCAGGCTGGCGTAAGCGATCCTAAACACTTCTTCGGCCTAGGGTCTCTGTGGACCGACTTCGACACTGATGGCAAGCTCGACCTGTTCGTGGCCAACGATGGTCAACCGAATTACCTGTACCACAATCAGGGCGATGGCCACTTCAAAGAAGTCGCGCTGGATGCAGGCGTGGCGCTGAGTGAGAACGGAGTCGAACAGGCGAACATGGGCATTGCCGCGGCAGACACTCGCGGCAACGGCCGCGTCGATGTCGCGGTCAGTCACTTCAGCGACGAATACATGACGCTCTACCGCAACGAGGGTTCGCTCAACTTCACCGAGGCAGCTCATTCCACCGGAATCGCTCATGCCACAGAGAAGTACGTCGGCTGGGGCACGGCATTCGTCGACCTGCAGAATCGTGGCATTCTCGATCTGTTGCTAGTGAACGGGCACGTGTATCCGCAGGTAGAGCAGATCGCTCAGGGCATTCACTACAAAGAGCCGGGCATCATCTTCCAAGGCATGCCGGATGGAACCTTTCGCGATGCGACTGCGACACTGGGACCTACCTTCGGCGCTCCGCAGGTAAGCCGCGGCCTGGCCGTTGGCGACCTGTTTCATCGCGGAGGTGTCGAGGTTGTCGTGGAGAACCTGGAAGGTGGGCCGCACATTTTCAGCACCCGGCCGAACCCGGCCAACCACTGGCTCAGCCTCCAGCTCGAAGGCGACACAACCAACGTGAGCGCGCTCAATGTGCGTGTGCGCGTCACGGCCAACGGCCGCACCCAAACGCTGGAGCCGCGCTCCGGTGGCAGCTATCTCTCGCAGAGCGATCTGCGGCTGCACGTCGGCCTTGGCGCTGCAACCACCGCCGATGTCGAGGTGCTTTGGCCGGGAGCGCCGCAGGTTTTCCACGCCGTCAAAGCCGACACCTTCTACCGCCTCCATCAGGGCAGGCAGTTGGTCGTGCAGCAGTTCGCTCCAGCCAAGTAG
- a CDS encoding glycoside hydrolase family 30 protein — MKQWSHTLRSAVAGSLAITALYLPAVAPAQSKKAAGIWLTTPDRANLLARKPVLRWKKADVIASDAIVVDDTKRFQTMDGFGHALTGGSAQLLMKMSAAKRSALLHELFDAKGGIGTSYVRVSIGASDMNDHVYTYDDMPAGQTDAELQHFSVAEDEKDVIPVLREILVIQPHLHIVASPWTAPAWMKDNGAVKGGSLQPQFYEVYAHYLVDYVQAMQRHGITINAITPQNEPENPKNTPSMIVTSAEEAEFIGKHLGPAIARSGLRTKIIDFDHNCDHPEYGIDLLKDPEAYRYTDGTGFHLYLGTVDAMSQVHDAFPNKNLYFTEQMVIPKRGHPELAIAEPVARLIIGAPENWSRNVLLWNLAADPQNGPHTSDGGCPICVGAMTLDGDTVTRHEAYYTAAHASEFVPPGSVRVSSASPGTLPHVAFVTPSGNRVLIVSNTTADEAHFAIRNCGKQAQTTLPAGAVATYVW, encoded by the coding sequence ATGAAGCAGTGGTCCCACACCCTTCGATCCGCGGTTGCGGGTAGCCTTGCCATCACAGCCTTGTACCTTCCGGCGGTCGCACCCGCACAGTCAAAGAAGGCGGCCGGGATTTGGCTGACGACTCCCGATCGCGCAAATCTGCTGGCCCGCAAGCCTGTCCTCAGATGGAAGAAGGCAGACGTGATAGCGAGCGACGCAATTGTCGTAGATGATACGAAGCGCTTTCAGACAATGGACGGCTTTGGCCACGCCTTGACCGGTGGATCAGCGCAGCTGCTGATGAAAATGTCGGCCGCGAAGCGCTCGGCGCTGTTGCACGAACTGTTCGACGCGAAGGGCGGTATCGGCACTAGCTACGTGCGGGTGTCCATCGGCGCGTCTGACATGAATGACCATGTCTACACGTACGATGATATGCCTGCAGGTCAGACCGACGCGGAGCTGCAGCACTTCTCGGTGGCGGAGGATGAGAAGGATGTGATTCCGGTTCTGCGGGAGATCCTCGTCATCCAGCCGCATCTCCACATCGTCGCTTCGCCGTGGACGGCACCCGCATGGATGAAAGACAACGGTGCGGTGAAGGGCGGCAGTTTGCAGCCGCAGTTCTACGAGGTCTATGCGCATTACCTGGTGGACTACGTGCAGGCGATGCAGCGGCATGGCATTACCATTAACGCGATCACGCCCCAGAATGAACCGGAGAATCCGAAGAACACGCCGAGCATGATTGTGACCTCAGCCGAGGAGGCCGAGTTCATCGGGAAACATCTTGGGCCTGCCATCGCACGCTCCGGCCTCAGGACCAAGATCATCGATTTCGATCACAACTGCGATCATCCGGAGTACGGTATCGATCTCTTGAAGGATCCTGAGGCGTACCGGTATACCGATGGGACGGGATTCCACCTGTACCTGGGCACGGTCGATGCGATGTCGCAGGTGCATGACGCGTTCCCCAACAAGAACCTGTACTTTACGGAGCAGATGGTCATCCCGAAGCGGGGTCACCCTGAGCTTGCCATTGCGGAGCCGGTAGCTCGGCTGATTATCGGCGCGCCTGAGAACTGGAGCCGCAATGTGCTGTTGTGGAACCTGGCAGCTGACCCACAGAACGGTCCGCATACGAGTGACGGTGGCTGTCCGATCTGTGTGGGTGCGATGACGCTGGACGGCGATACCGTGACGCGGCACGAGGCCTATTACACGGCGGCGCATGCGTCGGAATTTGTTCCGCCGGGGTCTGTGCGAGTGAGTTCCGCTTCACCCGGCACGCTGCCGCACGTCGCGTTTGTAACGCCGAGTGGTAATCGAGTTCTGATTGTGAGTAACACCACGGCGGATGAGGCGCACTTCGCCATTCGCAATTGTGGCAAGCAGGCGCAGACGACGCTGCCAGCCGGTGCCGTGGCGACCTACGTCTGGTAG
- a CDS encoding LacI family DNA-binding transcriptional regulator — translation MSKQGPDVPKAGKTVSLKMLGEYLGLNPGTVSFVLNDTPNRSIPEATRQRVREAAAKFGYEPSHIARSLRSKKTQTLGILLPEMGDGYHSQVLNGMAEVLMRENYFFFTAHHRHRRDLVHTYPKLLHARGAEGLLTIDTRLEETPAVPTVCVANHVALPNVTSVILDEGAAARASLKHLYALGHRRIVFMRGQSFSSDSDTRWEATLRAADELGIPVRKRLTIRLEKDLITPELGYPDMKELLERTRDFTAVLCFNDISAMGVIRSLTDAGLRVPNDCSVVGFDDIPASEYQIPRLTTVRQPLQRLGHEAASALLRKLAGESVPELVCLEPSLIVRESTAVAPSKAKQPNKRLSQLDVG, via the coding sequence ATGAGCAAACAAGGTCCTGACGTTCCAAAAGCCGGCAAAACGGTCAGCCTGAAGATGCTTGGTGAGTATCTCGGATTGAATCCTGGGACCGTCTCGTTTGTGCTGAATGACACGCCGAATCGGTCGATTCCGGAGGCGACCCGGCAGCGTGTCCGGGAGGCCGCCGCAAAGTTCGGTTATGAGCCAAGCCACATCGCACGGTCACTACGGAGCAAGAAGACGCAAACCCTCGGTATCCTCCTACCGGAGATGGGGGATGGATACCACTCACAGGTACTAAACGGCATGGCGGAAGTTCTGATGCGGGAGAACTATTTCTTCTTTACCGCGCATCACCGACACCGCAGGGATCTGGTTCATACCTACCCCAAGCTGCTGCATGCGCGCGGAGCGGAAGGCCTTCTTACGATCGACACACGCCTCGAGGAGACGCCGGCCGTTCCAACAGTTTGTGTTGCAAATCACGTTGCTTTGCCGAACGTGACGAGTGTCATTCTGGATGAGGGCGCCGCAGCGCGTGCGTCGCTCAAGCATTTGTATGCACTGGGGCATCGCCGGATCGTCTTCATGCGCGGGCAGAGCTTCAGTTCTGATTCGGACACGCGTTGGGAAGCGACACTGCGGGCGGCCGACGAGCTTGGCATCCCGGTGAGGAAAAGGCTGACGATCCGGCTGGAGAAAGATCTCATCACGCCGGAACTGGGTTATCCCGATATGAAGGAGCTGTTGGAACGCACGCGCGATTTTACGGCAGTTCTTTGCTTCAACGACATCTCGGCGATGGGTGTGATCCGTTCGCTGACGGACGCAGGCTTGCGGGTGCCGAACGATTGCTCGGTGGTTGGCTTCGATGACATTCCCGCGTCGGAATATCAGATCCCTCGACTTACCACGGTGCGCCAACCGCTGCAGCGGTTGGGACACGAGGCTGCTTCGGCGCTGCTGAGGAAGCTGGCCGGCGAGAGTGTTCCGGAGCTGGTCTGCTTGGAGCCGAGCTTGATTGTGCGCGAGTCCACGGCTGTGGCACCGAGCAAGGCGAAGCAGCCAAACAAACGGTTGTCTCAACTCGATGTGGGTTGA
- a CDS encoding glycoside hydrolase family 9 protein, with protein MARAWNACIATCLVAGALPLAAQTRVLVDQVGYEPDTPKQAFLLNYRPGPAEATSFRLVDSHTGEVVFSGKAAPAGSVDHWHLEALSSVDFSEWKRPGSYILQAMRGDRVVGASAPFEVAPDLLERDTLSNVIFYFKGQRSSGDLDRADRHLRIPGTERVEDLHGGWYDATGDYGIHLSHQNLTSYFNPQQVPLVAWASLAGYKELTARQNDNFSEERRRMLDEGLFGADFLVRMKQPSGSFLESLSAPGKDKLAADREVGNPNWRTQLKKDASDSTEQVQAATGPYAYQASFRAGGGVAIAALALASTMPQDGDFTRKVYLQKAEEAFAFLAQNNRTLLNDGRENILDDYCALLAATELYRASNRPMYLQAAQTRAASLMQRFGTYGSLKYWRADAGTRPFFHPSDAGMPVVALLAYSKIAPAAEQTEIKAVIHRSLAAEMELTHAVNNPFGYARQVIRMGDGTIRAAYFFPHDSEAAPWWQGENARIASLAAAARAAAPLFPDDPSFQKQLQGYANDQLHWILGRNPYDTSMLLGSGHGDARYMFFRSWKYTGAPGAVVNGVTAADDDRDGIAFNQGFAVTGKDEDWRWTEEWLPHAAWYMYAVCLPHNAQ; from the coding sequence GTGGCACGTGCGTGGAACGCCTGCATTGCCACTTGCCTGGTTGCAGGAGCGTTGCCGCTTGCGGCCCAGACCCGCGTCCTGGTGGACCAGGTCGGATATGAACCAGACACGCCCAAGCAGGCGTTCCTGCTGAACTACCGCCCCGGTCCGGCCGAGGCCACAAGCTTCCGCCTGGTCGATTCACACACGGGAGAGGTGGTCTTCAGCGGAAAGGCTGCGCCCGCCGGATCCGTGGATCACTGGCATCTGGAGGCGTTGTCCTCTGTCGACTTCTCTGAATGGAAACGTCCGGGTAGCTACATCCTGCAGGCCATGCGGGGAGATCGGGTGGTCGGTGCCTCCGCTCCGTTCGAAGTCGCGCCAGACCTGCTGGAGCGCGACACGCTTTCCAACGTCATCTTCTACTTCAAAGGGCAGCGCAGCAGCGGTGACCTGGATCGCGCAGATCGGCATCTGCGCATCCCCGGCACGGAACGAGTAGAGGACCTGCACGGCGGCTGGTACGACGCGACCGGGGACTACGGAATCCACCTGTCGCACCAGAACTTGACGTCGTACTTCAACCCGCAGCAGGTCCCGTTGGTGGCCTGGGCGTCGCTTGCGGGATACAAGGAACTCACCGCGCGGCAGAACGATAACTTCTCAGAAGAACGCCGCAGGATGCTGGATGAAGGTCTGTTCGGAGCAGACTTTCTCGTGCGTATGAAGCAGCCTAGCGGCTCATTTCTCGAAAGCCTGAGCGCGCCGGGCAAAGACAAGCTGGCGGCCGATCGGGAAGTGGGCAATCCAAACTGGCGCACGCAGCTCAAGAAAGACGCTTCCGACTCCACGGAGCAAGTGCAGGCCGCAACGGGTCCATACGCCTACCAGGCGAGCTTCCGCGCGGGTGGCGGTGTTGCTATTGCAGCTCTCGCGCTCGCCAGCACCATGCCCCAGGACGGTGACTTCACTCGAAAGGTGTACCTGCAAAAGGCTGAGGAAGCATTCGCATTCCTTGCTCAGAATAACCGCACGCTCTTGAACGACGGCAGGGAGAACATTCTGGACGACTACTGCGCCCTGCTCGCGGCAACAGAGCTGTACCGGGCAAGCAACCGTCCAATGTACCTGCAGGCGGCGCAGACGCGCGCAGCTAGTCTGATGCAGCGCTTCGGAACTTACGGCTCGCTGAAGTATTGGCGGGCCGATGCGGGCACCCGCCCCTTCTTCCACCCTTCCGATGCAGGCATGCCTGTGGTTGCCTTGTTGGCGTATTCAAAGATCGCTCCTGCGGCTGAGCAGACCGAGATCAAAGCGGTCATCCATCGCTCGCTTGCCGCAGAGATGGAGTTGACCCACGCCGTGAACAATCCGTTTGGCTATGCCCGCCAGGTCATCCGCATGGGGGACGGCACGATCCGAGCTGCATATTTCTTCCCCCACGACTCTGAGGCTGCTCCGTGGTGGCAGGGTGAGAATGCCCGCATCGCCTCTCTTGCCGCAGCCGCACGCGCAGCTGCTCCATTATTTCCAGACGACCCGAGCTTCCAGAAGCAGTTGCAGGGCTATGCTAACGATCAGCTCCACTGGATACTGGGGCGCAATCCTTATGACACAAGCATGCTGCTCGGCAGCGGACACGGCGATGCGCGCTATATGTTCTTTCGCTCGTGGAAGTACACCGGCGCACCTGGCGCGGTCGTGAACGGAGTGACCGCGGCAGACGATGATCGAGACGGCATCGCGTTCAATCAGGGATTCGCCGTTACCGGCAAAGACGAAGACTGGCGCTGGACCGAGGAGTGGCTTCCGCACGCGGCCTGGTACATGTATGCCGTCTGTTTGCCGCACAACGCTCAGTGA